ACCAGAACTGGCTGACCGGACTCTGAGGACCACCCTGGCAGAATAATAAGGTAGGATATTTCTTGTTCGGATCGAAGTTTGCCGGGTAAATTACCCAGGTAAGCATTTCTTTTCCATCGGTCGTCTTCATCCAACGTTCTTCCACCTTACCCATCTTCAACTGGTCGTAGATCTGTTTATTCTCGAAGGTAAGCTGATTTACAGTATGATCTCCATCCAAAGCAATTGAATAGATTTCGTCTCCCATACACATAGAATGACGTTTAACAAGTAGTTTGTCAGCACCACACAGGGTAACTCCTTCGTAGTCGTACATACCACTCGTCAAAGGAGTGATGGTGTTGTTTGCAGCAAGATCGATCTGATAAACCTGTGATTCACCATGCCATACACCAGTGAAATAGATTGTCCGGGCATCATTACTCCAGCAAAATCCATCGACACTGGAGTCGAAAGCCTTACTAACAAAAGTCTTCTCACCTGTCTCAAGGTTCATCACCATCAAACGGTTCTGATCTGATTCGTAACCATCGTGCTCCATACTCAACCAGGCAATACTTTTGCCATCAGGCGAATACTGCGGATTAGTGTCGTATCCCATCATCCCTTCGCTGATATTTACCGTCTGCTTCGTATTCAGATCATATACATAAATATCCGAGTTAGTAGAAAGACTGTATGCTTTTCCTGTTTTCTTACGGCTGGTATAAGCCACCTTGTCGGAAGTTGTATTCCATGCCAGTTGTTCGATACCGCCAAAAGGCTTCAACGGAGATTCGAACAGTTCACCTTCCATCACATCGACAGGATTACTTATTTTGCTTCCATCGAAGTCGGCAACGAAAGGATGCGGAGCGGTTGTCACCCATTCATCCCAATGCTTATACATCAGGTCTGTAACAATTATACCTGTTGCCTTATCCAGATCCGGGTACTTGTCGGCAGTACTCGGAACAGTCTTTACTTGCGAAATAAAAAGAACTTTCTTTTCGTCCGGCGAGAAAGCAAATCCTTCGATATCACCGTCATAGTCAGACAGTCGCTTACGATCCGTTCCGTCAGGATTCATTTCCCAAAGTTGGCTGCTCCCGCTTTCACCCGAAAGGAAAGCGATCTTTGTTCCTCCTTTAATCCAGGTTGCTTCATTTTCCGAGAAAGGAGTGTGAGTGATCTGTTTGTTGTCAGATCCGTCGGCGTTCATTACAAATACTTCCCGGTTACTAGTGTTCAACGGAACACTGTAATAGGCAACCGTATAAACGACTTTTTGTCCGTCCGGAGATACGTTCATCCCTCCGATACGGCCCATAGCCCAAAGAGCCTCAGGCGTCATTCGTCCGTCGGTAATCTTGATTTCCGAGCGTCCGATAACGGGTCTTGTGTCCTCTGCTTTTTTAGCATCTTGGTTACAAGCACCTAGTAATACGGATGTTGCCATAACCATTGTTGCAATAGATTTATTCATGTACATTATAATATATTATATTCTGTGTGCGAAATTAGTAAATATAATTTATATCTTTGCACAAGTAATTTAAGAACTGAACAGTATGAACAAGATTTGGTTATTTGGAGCCGCTATAAGTATGGTATTAGCATTCGGCTCATGTAAACCTAAACAGAGTGCTTATAAGGCTGCTTACGAACAAGCCAAAGAAAAAGAATCTACA
This is a stretch of genomic DNA from Parabacteroides chongii. It encodes these proteins:
- a CDS encoding alpha/beta fold hydrolase, whose protein sequence is MNKSIATMVMATSVLLGACNQDAKKAEDTRPVIGRSEIKITDGRMTPEALWAMGRIGGMNVSPDGQKVVYTVAYYSVPLNTSNREVFVMNADGSDNKQITHTPFSENEATWIKGGTKIAFLSGESGSSQLWEMNPDGTDRKRLSDYDGDIEGFAFSPDEKKVLFISQVKTVPSTADKYPDLDKATGIIVTDLMYKHWDEWVTTAPHPFVADFDGSKISNPVDVMEGELFESPLKPFGGIEQLAWNTTSDKVAYTSRKKTGKAYSLSTNSDIYVYDLNTKQTVNISEGMMGYDTNPQYSPDGKSIAWLSMEHDGYESDQNRLMVMNLETGEKTFVSKAFDSSVDGFCWSNDARTIYFTGVWHGESQVYQIDLAANNTITPLTSGMYDYEGVTLCGADKLLVKRHSMCMGDEIYSIALDGDHTVNQLTFENKQIYDQLKMGKVEERWMKTTDGKEMLTWVIYPANFDPNKKYPTLLFCQGGPQSPVSQFWSYRWNFQIMAANDYIIVAPNRRGLPGFGKEWNEAISGDYGGQCMKDYFTAIDEMAKEPYVDKDRLGCVGASFGGFSVYWLAGHHDKRFKAFIAHDGIFNMEMQYLETEEMWFANWDMGGAYWEKNNPVAQRTFANSPHLFVDKWDTPILCIHGEKDYRILAGQGMAAFNAAVLRGVPAELLIYPDENHWVLKPQNGVLWQRTFFEWLDQWLKK